In Streptomyces seoulensis, the following are encoded in one genomic region:
- a CDS encoding RNA-binding S4 domain-containing protein — MALASQDPAADGTQEAAAPEAPAADPGTAAAVAAAEAAGLAAGETVRIDSWVWAVRLVKTRSLGATACRGGHVHVNGERVKPAYSVRVGDEVRLRHEGRERVVIVKRLIRKRVGAPVAAQCYIDNSPPPPPREAVAPVGIRDRGAGRPTKRDRRELERLRGLGTPDAPGAPVVAPDPHGRRRPGH, encoded by the coding sequence ATGGCACTCGCTTCACAGGACCCGGCCGCCGACGGCACCCAGGAGGCCGCCGCCCCCGAGGCACCGGCGGCGGACCCCGGTACCGCCGCCGCGGTGGCCGCCGCCGAGGCCGCGGGGCTCGCCGCCGGGGAGACGGTCCGGATCGACAGCTGGGTCTGGGCGGTGCGCCTGGTCAAGACGCGGTCGCTGGGCGCCACCGCGTGCCGGGGCGGCCATGTCCATGTGAACGGGGAGCGGGTGAAGCCCGCGTACTCCGTGCGGGTGGGCGACGAGGTGCGGCTGCGGCACGAGGGCCGGGAGCGCGTGGTGATCGTGAAGCGGCTGATCCGCAAGCGGGTCGGCGCCCCGGTGGCCGCGCAGTGCTACATCGACAACTCCCCTCCTCCGCCGCCCCGCGAGGCGGTCGCCCCCGTCGGCATCCGGGACCGGGGCGCCGGCCGCCCCACCAAGCGGGACCGCCGCGAGCTGGAACGGCTGCGCGGCCTGGGCACGCCGGACGCCCCCGGTGCCCCCGTCGTCGCCCCGGACCCCCACGGCAGGCGCCGGCCGGGCCACTGA
- the hrpB gene encoding ATP-dependent helicase HrpB — translation MIRDDALAALPVRSALPDLTAALDSRGTAVLVAPPGTGKTTLVPLVLAGLADGGPARRVVVAEPRRIAARAAARRMAWLLGEKPGVSVGHTVRGERVVGPHTRVEVVTTGVLLQRLQRDQELAGVDVVMLDECHERHLDADTAAAFLWDVRGTLRPDLRLVAASATTDAQGWSRLLGDAPVVEAAGASYPVDVVWAPPARPVRPPHGMRVDPALLAHVASVVRRALAEHSGDVLCFLPGVGEIARVAGQLGGLADVDVLQVHGRAPAAVQDAVLSPGARRRVVLATSVAESSLTVPGVRVVVDSGLAREPRVDHARGLSGLATVRASRAAGAQRAGRAGREAPGVVFRCWDRAEDTRLPAFPAPEIKVADLTAFALQASCWGDPDATGLALLDAPPAGAMAAARDVLTAVGAVDPTGRATPRGTRLSRLGLHPRLGRALLDSPASAAETVALLSEEVPREYGDDLAGALRRARRGGDAYAARWAAEVRRLRGVAQPDAPGAAPEPLGDEAAVGRVAALAFPERIARLDGGSYLMVSGSRVEVTEGSALRGAPWIVVAVADRPVGKGHGRMRLGAAVPEEVARAAAASLLDEREEVRWAEGEVVARRVERLGAVELAVRPLAKPEPGLVRAALVDGLRREGLGLLRWTEHAQLLRQRLAFLRARLGEPWPDVSEEALLARVDDWLEPELGRARRRADLGRIDAGQALTRLLPWAGGEAARLDELAPERVAVPSGSRVRVDYTDPERPVLAVKLQELFGLRETPEVAGVPLLVHLLSPAGRPAAVTADLASFWRDGYRAVRAELRGRYPKHPWPEDPATAEPTRHTTARLRR, via the coding sequence GTGATCCGTGACGACGCCCTCGCCGCGCTGCCCGTGCGCTCCGCCCTGCCCGACCTGACCGCCGCGCTGGACTCCCGGGGCACCGCCGTGCTGGTGGCGCCGCCCGGTACCGGCAAGACGACGCTCGTGCCGCTGGTGCTGGCCGGGCTGGCCGACGGGGGTCCGGCGCGGCGGGTCGTGGTGGCCGAGCCCCGCCGGATCGCGGCGCGGGCGGCCGCGCGGCGGATGGCGTGGCTGCTGGGCGAGAAGCCCGGTGTCAGCGTCGGCCACACCGTTCGCGGCGAACGTGTGGTGGGCCCCCACACCCGCGTGGAGGTCGTGACCACCGGTGTCCTCCTCCAGCGGCTCCAGCGGGACCAGGAGCTGGCCGGCGTCGACGTGGTGATGCTCGACGAGTGCCACGAACGGCACCTCGACGCGGACACGGCCGCCGCCTTCCTCTGGGACGTACGGGGGACCCTGCGGCCCGACCTCCGACTGGTGGCAGCCTCCGCGACCACCGACGCGCAGGGCTGGTCCCGGCTGCTCGGTGATGCGCCGGTGGTGGAGGCGGCCGGTGCGTCGTACCCCGTGGACGTGGTCTGGGCGCCGCCCGCGCGTCCGGTGCGGCCGCCGCACGGGATGCGGGTGGACCCGGCGCTCCTGGCGCATGTCGCCTCGGTCGTCCGGCGGGCTCTGGCCGAGCACTCCGGTGACGTGCTGTGTTTCCTGCCCGGTGTGGGGGAGATCGCGCGCGTGGCCGGGCAGTTGGGCGGACTGGCCGATGTCGACGTGCTCCAGGTGCACGGCCGTGCCCCCGCCGCCGTGCAGGACGCGGTGCTCTCCCCCGGCGCACGGCGCCGGGTGGTCCTGGCGACCTCGGTGGCCGAGTCCTCCCTCACGGTGCCGGGCGTCCGGGTCGTCGTCGACTCGGGGCTCGCGCGGGAGCCCCGCGTGGACCACGCGCGCGGCCTGAGCGGCCTGGCGACGGTACGGGCGTCCCGCGCGGCCGGTGCCCAGCGTGCGGGCCGGGCCGGGCGCGAGGCACCCGGTGTGGTCTTCCGCTGCTGGGACCGCGCCGAGGACACCCGCCTGCCCGCCTTCCCGGCCCCGGAGATCAAGGTCGCCGACCTGACCGCCTTCGCCCTCCAGGCGTCCTGCTGGGGCGACCCGGACGCCACGGGCCTCGCCCTGCTGGACGCGCCGCCCGCCGGGGCGATGGCGGCGGCCCGCGACGTACTGACGGCCGTCGGCGCCGTCGATCCCACCGGCCGGGCCACCCCCCGGGGCACCCGCCTCTCCCGCCTGGGCCTCCACCCCCGCCTCGGCCGGGCCCTGCTCGACTCCCCCGCCTCCGCCGCCGAGACGGTCGCCCTCCTCTCGGAGGAGGTACCGCGCGAGTACGGCGACGACCTGGCGGGTGCCCTGCGCCGGGCCCGCCGGGGCGGCGACGCGTACGCGGCGCGCTGGGCGGCGGAGGTACGGCGACTGCGGGGCGTGGCGCAACCGGACGCGCCCGGTGCCGCCCCTGAGCCCCTCGGCGACGAGGCCGCCGTCGGCCGGGTCGCCGCGCTCGCCTTCCCTGAGCGGATCGCCCGGCTGGACGGCGGGTCGTACCTGATGGTGTCCGGGAGCCGGGTCGAGGTGACTGAGGGGTCGGCCTTGCGGGGGGCGCCATGGATCGTCGTGGCCGTCGCGGACCGGCCGGTGGGGAAGGGGCACGGGCGGATGCGTCTCGGGGCCGCCGTGCCGGAGGAGGTCGCCCGGGCGGCTGCCGCCTCGCTGCTGGATGAGCGGGAGGAGGTGCGCTGGGCCGAGGGGGAGGTCGTGGCGCGGCGGGTCGAGCGGCTGGGGGCCGTGGAGCTGGCCGTGCGGCCTCTCGCGAAGCCCGAGCCCGGGTTGGTGCGGGCCGCCCTGGTCGACGGGCTGCGGCGGGAGGGGCTGGGGCTGCTGCGGTGGACCGAGCACGCTCAACTCCTGCGGCAGCGGCTGGCGTTCCTGCGGGCGCGGCTCGGGGAGCCGTGGCCGGACGTGTCGGAGGAGGCGCTGCTGGCCCGCGTGGACGACTGGCTGGAGCCGGAGTTGGGGCGGGCCCGGCGCCGGGCGGACCTGGGGCGGATCGACGCGGGGCAGGCGCTCACGCGGCTGTTGCCGTGGGCGGGCGGGGAGGCGGCCCGGCTGGACGAGCTGGCGCCGGAGCGGGTCGCCGTACCGAGCGGGTCACGGGTGCGGGTCGACTACACGGACCCCGAACGGCCGGTGCTGGCCGTGAAGTTGCAGGAGCTGTTCGGGCTGCGGGAGACCCCGGAGGTGGCCGGGGTGCCGCTGCTGGTGCATCTGCTGTCGCCCGCCGGGCGGCCCGCCGCCGTGACGGCGGACCTCGCCTCGTTCTGGCGGGACGGCTACCGGGCGGTCCGGGCCGAGCTGCGCGGGCGGTACCCGAAGCATCCCTGGCCCGAGGACCCGGCCACCGCCGAGCCGACCCGTCATACGACGGCCCGGCTCAGGCGGTGA
- a CDS encoding class I SAM-dependent methyltransferase, with the protein MGHDPEGSEESEPEATRRDAGVAESSRANRGWWDRNADEYQVEHGTFLGDDRFVWCPEGLDEVEAELLGPAEELKGRDVLEIGAGAAQCARWLAAQGARPVALDLSHRQLQHALRIGSAFPLVCADAGALPFADASFDVVCSAYGALPFVADPRLVLREVRRVLRPGGRLVFSVTHPIRWAFPDEPGPEGLSVAASYFDRTPYVEQGDDGSAVYVEHHRTIGDRVRDIVSSGFRLVDLVEPEWPAWNTSEWGGWSPLRGNLIPGTAIFVCERD; encoded by the coding sequence GTGGGGCACGACCCGGAGGGGTCGGAGGAATCAGAGCCGGAGGCCACCCGCCGTGACGCGGGGGTCGCGGAGAGCAGTCGGGCCAACCGGGGCTGGTGGGACCGGAACGCCGACGAGTACCAGGTCGAGCACGGCACCTTCCTCGGTGACGACCGCTTCGTCTGGTGCCCGGAGGGGCTGGACGAGGTGGAGGCCGAGCTGCTCGGCCCGGCGGAGGAGCTGAAGGGCCGGGACGTGCTGGAGATCGGCGCGGGCGCGGCGCAGTGCGCGCGCTGGCTGGCCGCCCAGGGCGCCCGTCCGGTCGCGCTCGACCTCTCCCACCGGCAGCTCCAGCACGCGCTGCGCATCGGCTCGGCGTTCCCGCTGGTGTGTGCGGACGCGGGCGCGCTGCCCTTCGCGGACGCCTCCTTCGACGTGGTGTGCTCGGCGTACGGGGCGCTGCCCTTCGTGGCCGATCCCCGGCTGGTGCTGCGCGAGGTGCGGCGGGTGCTGCGGCCGGGCGGCCGGCTGGTGTTCTCGGTGACGCACCCGATCCGCTGGGCCTTCCCGGACGAACCCGGTCCGGAGGGGCTGTCCGTGGCGGCCTCCTACTTCGACCGCACTCCCTATGTGGAGCAGGGCGACGACGGGAGCGCCGTCTATGTGGAGCACCACCGCACGATCGGGGACCGGGTGCGGGACATCGTGTCCTCCGGGTTCCGGCTGGTGGACCTGGTGGAGCCGGAGTGGCCGGCCTGGAACACCTCCGAGTGGGGCGGCTGGTCCCCGCTGCGCGGCAACCTGATCCCCGGTACCGCGATCTTCGTCTGCGAACGGGACTGA
- a CDS encoding class I SAM-dependent methyltransferase produces the protein MTVEMREGHQGTGPGAITPDGCAVELYARFPPGDEPDVIAAAVPAGAHILELGSGAGRVTHPLLERGFRVTAVDESAEMLERVRGAERTIRTPIEDLDLGERFDVVLLGSFLVHTADPALRHALLDTCARHVAPDGCVLIQREGADYHENVPRERVDPRGFTVRIASVEPVGDGVDSVRAEYTFPDAAWTQTFRSRALTKEQFEAALGEAGLRVDAELTDDGIWVRAVPAGRGAEG, from the coding sequence ATGACAGTCGAGATGCGTGAAGGACATCAGGGCACCGGCCCCGGAGCGATCACCCCGGACGGCTGCGCGGTGGAGCTGTACGCCCGCTTCCCACCGGGCGACGAACCGGACGTCATCGCCGCCGCCGTGCCCGCCGGGGCGCACATCCTGGAGCTGGGCAGCGGCGCGGGCCGGGTCACCCATCCGCTGCTGGAGCGCGGGTTCCGGGTGACGGCGGTGGACGAGTCCGCCGAGATGCTGGAGCGGGTGCGCGGGGCGGAGCGCACCATACGCACGCCGATCGAGGACCTGGACCTGGGCGAGCGGTTCGACGTGGTCCTGCTCGGCTCGTTCCTGGTGCACACCGCCGACCCGGCGCTGCGCCACGCCCTGCTGGACACCTGCGCCCGCCATGTGGCGCCGGACGGCTGCGTGCTCATCCAGCGGGAGGGCGCCGACTACCACGAGAACGTGCCGAGGGAGCGCGTCGACCCCCGGGGCTTCACCGTCCGGATCGCCTCGGTGGAACCGGTCGGGGACGGGGTCGACTCGGTGCGGGCCGAGTACACCTTCCCGGACGCCGCCTGGACCCAGACCTTCCGCAGCAGGGCCCTGACGAAGGAGCAGTTCGAGGCCGCGCTCGGGGAGGCCGGGCTGAGAGTGGACGCCGAGCTGACCGACGACGGGATATGGGTGCGGGCGGTGCCGGCGGGCCGAGGGGCTGAGGGCTGA
- a CDS encoding tetratricopeptide repeat protein, giving the protein MPEINGSAGRTPETDVIDFRAAEHLLDARDPRGAVKLLDEVIAAHPENTAARLLRARAFFAAAQLRPAELEFTVVLEREPDNAFAHFALGRTYERQGRAGQARRHFRLAAALDPNPDYLRAARFDS; this is encoded by the coding sequence GTGCCCGAGATCAATGGTTCCGCCGGACGTACGCCGGAGACGGATGTCATCGACTTCCGCGCCGCCGAGCATCTGCTCGACGCGCGGGACCCCAGGGGCGCGGTGAAACTGCTCGACGAAGTGATCGCCGCGCATCCCGAGAACACCGCCGCCCGGCTGCTGCGGGCGCGCGCCTTCTTCGCCGCCGCGCAACTGCGGCCCGCCGAGCTGGAGTTCACGGTGGTGCTGGAGCGCGAGCCGGACAACGCCTTCGCCCACTTCGCGCTGGGCCGCACCTACGAGCGCCAGGGCAGGGCCGGTCAGGCCCGCCGCCACTTCCGGCTGGCCGCCGCGCTGGACCCCAACCCGGACTATCTGCGAGCGGCCCGCTTCGACTCCTGA
- a CDS encoding DUF6343 family protein — MRTGSEPATARSALRARLWLSVWGFAWTVFGSVAFALTGRTGWAVACAVLWLVVTVDLAVVVRHLRQGPHYQPGRDVPPYEPVHDETAVRPRRRRGFPRLPAPRHHHP, encoded by the coding sequence ATGCGTACCGGCAGTGAACCGGCGACCGCGCGCAGTGCGCTGCGGGCGCGGCTGTGGCTGAGCGTGTGGGGGTTCGCCTGGACCGTCTTCGGCTCCGTGGCCTTCGCCCTGACCGGACGCACCGGCTGGGCGGTCGCGTGCGCCGTGCTGTGGCTGGTGGTCACGGTCGACCTGGCCGTGGTCGTCCGCCATCTGCGCCAGGGCCCGCACTACCAGCCGGGCCGCGACGTACCCCCGTACGAGCCGGTGCACGACGAGACGGCGGTACGGCCGAGGCGGCGGCGGGGGTTCCCCCGCCTGCCCGCGCCCCGGCACCACCACCCCTGA
- the coaE gene encoding dephospho-CoA kinase, translated as MLKVGLTGGIGAGKSEVSRLLVEHGAVLIDADRIAREVVAPGTPGLAAVVEAFGPEILAEDGSLDRPRLGSIVFADPEKLAVLNAIVHPLVGERSRELESAASADAVVLHDVPLLTENGLAPLYDLVVVVDVSPGTQLDRLVRLRGTTEEDARARMAAQASREQRREIADIVIDNDVPLDALEKRVDEVWAELTRRAAERSGGAE; from the coding sequence ATGTTGAAAGTGGGGCTGACCGGCGGCATCGGGGCCGGCAAGAGCGAGGTGTCGCGGCTGCTCGTGGAGCACGGGGCCGTGCTGATCGACGCGGACCGGATCGCGCGGGAGGTCGTGGCGCCGGGGACACCGGGTCTCGCGGCCGTGGTGGAGGCGTTCGGGCCGGAGATCCTCGCCGAGGACGGCTCGCTGGACCGGCCCCGGCTCGGGTCCATCGTCTTCGCCGACCCGGAGAAGCTGGCCGTCCTCAACGCGATCGTGCACCCCCTGGTGGGCGAGCGGTCCCGCGAGCTGGAGAGCGCCGCGAGCGCCGACGCCGTCGTCCTGCACGACGTACCGCTGCTCACCGAGAACGGGCTGGCGCCGCTGTACGACCTCGTCGTCGTCGTGGACGTGAGCCCCGGGACCCAGCTCGACCGGCTGGTCCGGCTGCGCGGGACGACCGAGGAGGACGCCCGCGCCCGCATGGCCGCCCAGGCGAGCCGTGAGCAGCGCCGGGAGATCGCCGACATCGTGATCGACAACGACGTGCCGCTGGACGCGCTGGAGAAGCGGGTCGACGAGGTCTGGGCCGAACTGACCCGGCGCGCGGCCGAGCGGAGCGGTGGCGCGGAATAG
- a CDS encoding PAC2 family protein, which produces MVDPQGLFAWEPKGLAVVDVALAQESAGLVMLYHFDGYIDAGETGDQIVERVLDTLPHQVVARFDHDRLVDYRARRPLLTFQRDSWTGYEVPAIEVRLVQDATGAPFLVLSGPEPDVEWERFALAVQQIVERLGVRLSVNFHGIPMGVPHTRPVGLTPHGNRTDLVPGHRSPFEEAQVPGSAAALLEYRLSEAGHDVLGVAAHVPHYLARSAYPDAALTVLEAITAATGLVLPGVAHGLRTEAHRTQTEIDRQIREGDEELTSLIQGLEHQYDAAAGAETRGNMLAEPVDIPSADEIGLEFERFLAEREGEA; this is translated from the coding sequence GTGGTTGATCCGCAGGGTTTGTTCGCTTGGGAGCCGAAGGGGCTCGCCGTGGTGGACGTGGCGTTGGCTCAGGAGTCGGCCGGGCTGGTCATGCTCTACCACTTCGACGGGTACATCGACGCGGGGGAGACGGGCGACCAGATCGTGGAGCGGGTCCTCGACACGCTGCCGCACCAGGTCGTGGCCCGGTTCGACCACGACCGGCTGGTGGACTACCGGGCCCGCCGTCCGCTGCTGACCTTCCAGCGCGACAGCTGGACCGGCTACGAGGTGCCGGCCATCGAGGTCCGCCTCGTGCAGGATGCCACCGGGGCGCCGTTCCTGGTGCTGTCCGGGCCCGAACCCGACGTGGAGTGGGAGCGGTTCGCACTCGCCGTCCAGCAGATCGTGGAGCGCCTCGGCGTCCGGCTGTCCGTCAACTTCCACGGCATCCCGATGGGCGTACCGCACACCCGTCCCGTGGGCCTCACCCCGCACGGCAACCGCACCGACCTCGTCCCCGGACACCGCAGCCCCTTCGAGGAGGCCCAGGTGCCGGGCAGCGCGGCCGCGCTGCTGGAGTACCGGCTCAGCGAGGCCGGCCACGACGTTCTCGGGGTCGCCGCGCACGTCCCGCACTACCTCGCCCGCTCCGCCTACCCGGACGCCGCGCTGACCGTGCTGGAGGCGATCACCGCCGCCACCGGTCTCGTGCTGCCCGGTGTCGCCCACGGTCTGCGCACCGAGGCGCACCGCACCCAGACCGAGATCGACCGCCAGATCCGCGAGGGCGACGAGGAACTGACCTCGCTCATCCAGGGCCTTGAGCACCAGTACGACGCGGCCGCCGGCGCCGAGACCCGCGGCAACATGCTCGCCGAGCCCGTCGACATCCCGTCCGCCGACGAGATCGGCCTCGAGTTCGAGCGGTTCCTCGCGGAGCGGGAGGGCGAGGCGTAA
- the rpsA gene encoding 30S ribosomal protein S1, with the protein MTSSTETTATTPQVAVNDIGNEEAFLAAIDETIKYFNDGDIVDGVIVKVDRDEVLLDIGYKTEGVIPSRELSIKHDVDPNEVVKVGDEIEALVLQKEDKEGRLILSKKRAQYERAWGTIEKIKEEDGIVTGTVIEVVKGGLILDIGLRGFLPASLVEMRRVRDLQPYVGKELEAKIIELDKNRNNVVLSRRAWLEQTQSEVRQTFLTTLQKGQVRSGVVSSIVNFGAFVDLGGVDGLVHVSELSWKHIDHPSEVVEVGQEVTVEVLDVDMDRERVSLSLKATQEDPWQQFARTHQIGQVVPGKVTKLVPFGAFVRVDEGIEGLVHISELAERHVEIPEQVVQVNDEIFVKVIDIDLERRRISLSLKQANEAFGADPASVEFDPTLYGMAASYDDQGNYIYPEGFDPETNDWLEGYETQREAWEGQYAEAQQRFEQHQAQVIKSREADEKAAAEGVDVAGAAPAASGGGGSYSSEGADTSGALASDEALAALREKLAGGQS; encoded by the coding sequence ATGACGAGCAGCACCGAGACCACCGCCACCACCCCGCAGGTTGCGGTCAACGACATCGGTAACGAGGAAGCCTTCCTCGCCGCGATCGACGAGACGATCAAGTACTTCAACGACGGCGACATCGTCGACGGCGTCATCGTGAAGGTCGACCGGGACGAGGTCCTGCTCGACATCGGTTACAAGACCGAAGGTGTCATCCCGAGCCGCGAGCTCTCGATCAAGCACGACGTCGACCCGAACGAGGTCGTCAAGGTCGGCGACGAGATCGAGGCCCTGGTTCTCCAGAAGGAGGACAAGGAAGGCCGCCTGATCCTCTCGAAGAAGCGCGCCCAGTACGAGCGCGCCTGGGGCACCATCGAGAAGATCAAGGAAGAGGACGGCATCGTCACCGGTACCGTCATCGAGGTCGTCAAGGGTGGTCTCATCCTCGACATCGGCCTCCGCGGCTTCCTCCCGGCCTCCCTGGTCGAGATGCGCCGCGTCCGCGACCTCCAGCCCTACGTGGGCAAGGAGCTCGAGGCGAAGATCATCGAGCTGGACAAGAACCGCAACAACGTGGTCCTGTCCCGCCGTGCCTGGCTCGAGCAGACCCAGTCCGAGGTCCGCCAGACGTTCCTCACGACCCTCCAGAAGGGTCAGGTCCGCTCCGGCGTCGTGTCCTCCATCGTCAACTTCGGTGCCTTCGTGGACCTGGGTGGCGTCGACGGCCTGGTGCACGTCTCCGAGCTGTCCTGGAAGCACATCGACCACCCGTCCGAGGTTGTCGAGGTCGGCCAGGAAGTCACCGTCGAGGTTCTCGACGTGGACATGGACCGCGAGCGCGTCTCCCTGTCGCTGAAGGCGACCCAGGAAGACCCGTGGCAGCAGTTCGCCCGCACCCACCAGATCGGCCAGGTCGTGCCCGGCAAGGTCACGAAGCTGGTTCCGTTCGGTGCGTTCGTCCGCGTGGACGAGGGCATCGAGGGTCTGGTCCACATCTCCGAGCTGGCCGAGCGCCACGTGGAGATCCCGGAGCAGGTCGTCCAGGTCAACGACGAGATCTTCGTCAAGGTCATCGACATCGACCTCGAGCGTCGCCGCATCAGCCTCTCGCTGAAGCAGGCCAACGAGGCCTTCGGTGCCGACCCGGCCTCGGTCGAGTTCGACCCGACCCTGTACGGCATGGCCGCGTCCTACGACGACCAGGGCAACTACATCTACCCCGAGGGCTTCGACCCCGAGACCAACGACTGGCTCGAGGGCTACGAGACCCAGCGCGAGGCGTGGGAGGGCCAGTACGCCGAGGCGCAGCAGCGCTTCGAGCAGCACCAGGCCCAGGTCATCAAGTCCCGCGAGGCGGACGAGAAGGCCGCTGCCGAGGGTGTCGACGTCGCGGGTGCGGCTCCGGCCGCTTCCGGTGGCGGCGGCTCGTACTCCTCCGAGGGTGCGGACACCTCCGGTGCCCTTGCTTCGGACGAGGCGCTTGCCGCGCTGCGTGAGAAGCTGGCGGGCGGCCAGAGCTGA
- a CDS encoding lytic transglycosylase domain-containing protein, protein MAAHKGRRLRKGAATTAAAALAVAALSASQAPGATGAPDTLQTSAGQSSPVPDVPADANATGNSPYYTDLPPLNSPLPSPSSTNGTPVSRGEGEAGIPATVLDAYQKAEAELRTSKPGCNLPWQLLAAIGKVESGQARGGRVRADGTTISPIIGPQLDGNGFALIKDTDHGVYDGNSSYDQAIGPMQFIPSTWAWAGRDGNGDGKADPNNVYDAALAAGHYLCRNGWDLSTERDLRSAILSYNNSTDYLDLVLSWVDYYRKGTHSVADGTGGIPGHRSDDGLPRTSMPATPGTVSPKPSKPGKPSKPAQPSPDPGKPGSPSPEPTPPAGTPTPSDTVDHLVSPDLDGTELSATAGDAFERRISARAVTKDGKSVAKVRVRFTITGDTGATFTGGERVATIATDAKGTALAPQLLAGEQAGTFKVTGTVVGHAAKGVGYTATVTPRPADKLVRTSDTALTCTPGGEFAGQVQVKATYKGAPAAKVGATATLIKSAANPSANIVGPYFKDANGQPVRTLTGLTTDADGVVTLPKLYADLFSGTYLLRVTTPGGGSVTVELKVSVLATASAGPSPSASADPSPSASAGS, encoded by the coding sequence ATGGCGGCGCACAAGGGCAGGCGGCTGCGCAAGGGAGCGGCGACGACCGCGGCGGCCGCCTTGGCGGTCGCGGCACTCTCCGCGTCCCAGGCGCCGGGGGCGACCGGCGCTCCGGACACCCTCCAGACCAGCGCGGGCCAGAGCAGCCCCGTGCCGGACGTGCCGGCGGATGCCAACGCCACCGGCAACTCGCCGTACTACACGGACCTTCCGCCGCTCAACAGCCCGCTGCCGAGCCCGTCCTCGACGAACGGCACGCCCGTCTCGCGGGGCGAGGGCGAGGCGGGCATCCCCGCGACCGTGCTGGACGCCTACCAGAAGGCCGAGGCCGAACTCCGCACGTCCAAGCCCGGCTGCAACCTGCCCTGGCAACTCCTCGCCGCCATCGGCAAGGTGGAGTCCGGCCAGGCCAGGGGCGGCCGTGTGCGGGCCGACGGCACCACGATCAGCCCGATCATCGGCCCCCAGCTCGACGGCAACGGCTTCGCCCTCATCAAGGACACCGACCACGGCGTCTACGACGGCAACAGCTCCTACGACCAGGCCATCGGCCCCATGCAGTTCATCCCGTCCACCTGGGCGTGGGCGGGCCGCGACGGCAACGGCGACGGCAAGGCCGACCCGAACAACGTCTACGACGCCGCCCTCGCCGCGGGCCACTACCTGTGCCGCAACGGCTGGGACCTCTCCACCGAACGCGACCTGCGCAGCGCGATCCTGAGCTACAACAACTCCACCGACTACCTCGACCTCGTGCTGAGCTGGGTGGACTACTACCGCAAGGGCACCCACTCCGTCGCGGACGGCACCGGCGGCATCCCCGGCCACCGCAGCGACGACGGCCTCCCGCGCACCAGCATGCCCGCCACTCCGGGCACCGTCTCGCCGAAGCCCTCGAAGCCGGGCAAGCCATCCAAGCCGGCCCAGCCGAGCCCGGACCCCGGCAAGCCCGGCAGCCCCTCGCCCGAGCCGACCCCGCCGGCCGGGACGCCCACCCCGTCCGACACGGTGGACCACCTCGTCTCGCCCGACCTGGACGGCACCGAGCTGTCCGCCACGGCCGGGGACGCCTTCGAGCGGCGGATCAGTGCCCGCGCGGTGACCAAGGACGGCAAGTCCGTCGCCAAGGTCCGGGTGCGGTTCACCATCACCGGAGACACCGGCGCCACCTTCACCGGCGGCGAGCGGGTGGCCACCATCGCCACCGACGCCAAGGGCACCGCACTCGCCCCGCAGCTCCTCGCGGGCGAGCAGGCCGGCACCTTCAAGGTCACCGGCACGGTCGTCGGGCACGCGGCCAAGGGCGTCGGCTACACGGCCACCGTCACCCCGCGCCCCGCCGACAAGCTGGTCCGCACCTCCGACACCGCGCTGACCTGCACCCCGGGCGGCGAGTTCGCCGGGCAGGTCCAGGTCAAGGCGACGTACAAGGGCGCTCCGGCGGCCAAGGTCGGCGCCACCGCCACCCTGATCAAGTCCGCGGCCAACCCCAGCGCGAACATCGTCGGGCCCTACTTCAAGGACGCGAACGGACAGCCCGTCCGCACCCTCACCGGGCTCACCACCGACGCCGACGGCGTCGTCACGCTGCCCAAGCTGTACGCGGACCTCTTCAGCGGCACCTACCTGCTCCGCGTCACCACGCCGGGCGGGGGCAGCGTCACCGTCGAGCTGAAGGTCTCGGTCCTGGCGACCGCCTCGGCCGGCCCCTCGCCGAGCGCCTCCGCCGACCCGTCGCCGAGCGCCTCGGCCGGCTCCTGA